Genomic window (Diabrotica undecimpunctata isolate CICGRU chromosome 6, icDiaUnde3, whole genome shotgun sequence):
cgcaaaatttatttgcttcttcaggatatgctaaaatatggtatcagtaaatacaacgaaattagaactaaatagcattgtataaaactagtaaaaaaacttacaacatgaggttaatccattaaattttcaaatttgcaaaacattaaaacttaacttattttaaaaattatatagttatgtaagtacaatattccaatttaatttaattttgtgaaaattcattttgacattgattgtttgatttatgtcagaaagacactcgtttctgtttattatattttttgttgttgataactagctcttgattgttattatggttacgtacaaagtggcgccaaatatgaatatttaaattttttgaaattctaatatttatagtcagaaaatctaatattggaaaattatagtattaattttcgtaagacagaatgtaattatagatattgcttagtttatcaatatcagtttttttattaacgcattgatatttatttatgcataccatttctaagaattctcttttatttaattggttttcgcgtcttaatatattagtttcattgaaattaaatgaatgatttttattaattgcatgatctattaatgcacacgtatttttattatttctaaggtcacttttatgtgatgttagtctgcctattagatttctagatgtgtgtacTATATatgccactttgtacgtaaccataataacaatcaagagctagttatcaacaacaaaaaatataataaacagaaacgagtgtctttctgacataaatcaaacaatcaatgtcaaaatgaatttttacaaaattaaattaaattggaatattgtacttacataactatataatttttaaaataagttaagttttaatgttttgcaaatttgaaaatttaatggattaacctcatgttgtaagtttttttactagttttatacaatgctatttagttctaatttcgttgtatttactgataccatattttagcatatcctgaagaagcaaataaattttgcgaaagcttgaataaagaacaaagagttttactttcctgccctattaatgactgcaacctcaaaataaaactttattttatatatatatatatatatatatatatatatatatatatatatctataatgTTTGGAAAGATTTCCATGGTTAGTACAATTTTCCCTTcttcttgccacatagttttcgatcgcattttgggtattttctttatctctttgtagttttgccctgtttcttcttgccaaaacattcctacattcttcattgaaccagtcttgccgtctttttatatgctctcttcctatacacttttccgctgcttccgacatggctgtctgtatggtctgccactcttcatctatatcctgtttgactggattctctagttttttatttatttcttcctctagtcaGTTCCTTCTAACAGGTTTTGgtattattggtagttcttgttttagttttgctattattagtgtatggtcACTGTTGGTATCTCTCTTGGTATTCTCACTGTTGGTATTCTCTGTAACTCCTGCAATTGATTATTGCCTTATCATGTTTGCTTTCAATTAGGACacgatttatttgattttttattgtTCCATAAGGAgaagtccatgttaccttatgaatgTCTTTGTGATCAAACCTTGTGCTAGCTACCTTCATTTTGTTCTCTGTAGCAAATACTATTAACTTTTTCCTGTTTTTATTTGATTCCTTATGTAAACTTCGTCCCCTGgtattcttctatatatttcctCTTTTCCGACTTTTGAATTCATGTCACCAATGATTATCTTTACATTGTATTTCTGTATATTCCCTATTAGGGTGCTTAGCTTTTTGTAGAACTCTGTTTTGGTTTCTAAGTCTTTATCTTCAGTTGGCGCATGTACATTGATGATACTTATCTTCCTATACTTTCCTCTTATTCTCAAGTAACATATTACGTCTGATATTGGTTTAAAATTTAcaactgctttgtttactttctccTACACCATGTATCCAACTCCAAAATATCTCTTGGTCCCCCCACTCTTGAACAGTGTgctctttcctatttttattatttcagttcCCAGTTGTTTCATTTCTTGCAGGACAAggatatatattgtatattttttcataatttggtgtaagtttcttaaagctccctgctcaataatatataaataactatattataaaaacgaatacattgaaaacaaaaatatgtaaTCTACAAATCATTACAACAAAGCAAGTTGAATGGTATGCTTAAAAAACGGGTAAAGATATTCCAGTAAAACCTACACCCTCATCACTGAATCCATTGACAAGTCAGGAGAGACATTGGTTAGGTCTGTGATATGGAACATCAAACTAGCAAGTACTTTTGGTAACTCTATTAGCTATTTTAAAAGAGAACAGCTCAAGCAAGGCAGGGCAACAAATATGGCCAGTTAACAGCTTAAAAAGAATGATTGCATCTGACATTATCCTGCGATTTTCCAGAGTATGAAGCTTACATTGCATTAGGATATCTTCATAACAGTAAGGACTAGTGAATAGCATACAAATCAATTTGTATTGGGGTACCCCAGTACCCTTTCTACAGTTAAATAGGCAATCTACagttagttttatataaataatgaaAAGGAATAAAAGTAGTAAaggaaaaacaaagaaaaaacagtATCCCATCAAATATATATTAAATGTGTATCAAAAATATAAGTAGttcatataatttaataaaactatCAGTCCTATTGGCTACCTTTAAAATTGTGTAAATCAATCCAATCTTTGACTTTGTTTAAAGACTCTTCTTGTGGTAGGTCCTCTATTTCAGGTTCTTCATCAGTATCTTCCCAAACAGTTAAAAAATCCTTAGCAAATTGACTGTTGACATTTTCTAGAGAGTATTTCTGTTCAAATTTTTTCAGGAATTTCTTTTCTTTGCTAGGATTCTTCTCTGATGATTTTTCTTTGGCAACAGGAGTATCTAAGGAGAATTTTATATCAGAAATTTGCTCAAAATTGGTGGCATGAAGGTCCACTTTTGGATTTTCAACTGTTTTTGACCACTCAAACATCTTGAGTACAGGTTCATAAGTGTCAGGTTGTTCTTCATAGACATTTTGTTGAAATATTTCACCAAAACAATTAGAAGTGAACAGGCATATGTTGTCTTGAATGTTTAAGATTTTGCATCCTGTCAGACAGTGTTGTACCTTAGGATCTAAGTAATCTTGAACCACTAAAGGTGGGTTTTTGAGTTTAGTTTGCACTAAAGTATCTTTCAAATTAGGAATATCATATGGTAATGAGTATGGTGAATCACCTGTAAATAACACTCTGTTGTCGTAGCTTTGTCCAGACACAGTCAAATAAGTATCACAGCCTTTTATGGTAAAATCTATGTAACAAGGAGCATTTTTGATGAAATGTGAATAAAACGAACTGTCTTCAAAGTCCCGAATATCAGCTCTATACAAATAATGGCGAGATGCCAATATTAAGTCATTTCCTATAATCACAAAGTTGTACATTGGATTGCAAGGTAACAATTTAGGCTTAAAACTTCCACTTACACTTTGCGTCCTTATATCTAATATATGCACTGTACTTCTACTCATAAGAACCACTGTCTGATTATCTAAAAAGCGAAACTGCTGAAAGTTATCAACATCACTGTCAAGGTCATTCTTAAAAGTATAAAGTGAGGTGTCAGTCTCCATATCTCTAACTGAGAACTTCGCATTGGAAAAAACAACTCCCAATTTAAAGTCTTCACTTATCATAGCATCAAAAATGGGTTGTTTGTATGGTCTGCTGTACTTTTTTGTCACTGTACCCACATTATCACATCTCACAGCTGTCACTTTGTTTTTTTCTCTTAAAACTAAATAGGGCCCATCACTGGTTTGTTCTGATCGTATGCCATAAATAATACTCTCAGCAGTAAAATTAGTTTGAACAATATCATCTATAATGTTTGTGTTTGGCACCCTATTGATACATAAGTTGTTCTCCACGTCTGGTCTGGCTAAATAATCAACATTATTATGTTGGAAATGTGCAAGATTACCGCCAGTGTAGTAATGATTGTAGTCACCCTTGTATATGTCTTCAGGTTCCTCTTCATCATAGTGATCAATTACATACTTTGGTATATACATATACTTGTGTCCATGGTACTCTTGTTCATTCACACGGACCTTGTCATACCTCATATATCTGTCCCGCCGGGCCCTTAGCGACGAATTGTAATGTTGCTTCTCTTTAATCATCTTGGTAACTAAATCCTCAGACGTTTTTAGCGACTTATGTATGGGATATGGCAGCTCTACAAAAACCGGTGAATCCTTTCTGTCAGTTCCTTCAAACAAACTATCTTCGCAGGAATCTAAGATTGAAGAATGTCTGAAATTATGTAGGGTGTCAGTATATGTACACGTATTATTTTTTGTGGAATTGTCGAAGAACATTTTGCACGTTTTCTACCAAAACTCGGTCAAATCTTTCAGATGTATTAATGAGGTTATGTTCTTAGTTCTTATGTCAATAAAAAGAATCATAGAACACTTACTAGTGGCTAAATAACTGTGAGAACGTTGACAACCTATCTTAACACGGTAACTGCTAACGTTGTTCTCAAAtgattttaatttcaatttatataacaaaaaataatatacaatataaaatGGAGGACGACAGCTGAGTTTTAAGAAAAAGTGTTTAAATTTGTAAAACTTCAGAATCTCTATACAttcacaattttttttctttttagcaaGCTAATCAATTGATTAGTTTTTAGCTTTTGTGTAAATGTATAGTAATTGTGCAATTTCAGAACTTTATAtccttttttctttaaattcgtAGTTGTGGACTTGGTTTTTCGTTACTGTATCCTTCCAAATATTCAGTGAAAAACCTAGTTCAAGAACATAGTTTCATAATGTAATGTATTTTCAGGCTGGTGCATCAACTGTGGATACTTCTCGTACATCAATGATTAATCTTAATTCCATTTCCGAAATGGGAGGAACGGAATTTTACAAGAAATTGTATTGCAGCAGACAAGTGATGCATATAGCGGAGTGCATGAACAGCAGCGGGTTGGATTGTAACGTAACCTTCAGCTGTGACAAAAACATATGTTTGCTAGGAATACAGGTATGGCATTTATGCGTCACACACAAGTTTTATGGTAATTATGACGTGATTTAATTGTTCAGGTACCGGCCCAGATCCCGACGGACGAAGACAGATCACCCGCTCCCCACTCTTATCCGGAAATATTGTACGCCCACTTATTGGACGCAGACGGAAGTCGTTTGACGTACACTCACTTGACGAGCCGAGTTAAGTACAGATCATTGATTGAAATAGTTTTCAATCGACCGGTTTATATTCAGAAAAATAAGGtaagaatattttatatgcaGTAACAGGAAAACAATAGATCACATGCAATAAGTCAGTTAAAAAAAATCCATAAGGAGCGCTTACGTCGAGGTTTAGTATTAAATCATAACCTCATATATTATTCCTCAGATTCAGATATACACATTTCAATACATTTTTGCAGATTTTCAGCCATAGTTTCACAgtgtttaaaaattgtgaaattagtgagttatttaatttttagtttgatCATTTTTGGATAATGGATATTTCAACGttgaaagattttttttttatgttctgtTTCATAGTTAACCAATGGAATAACGCAAATTAAATCTTGTCTGTCTTATATTTTCcaagtttaaaacaaattttagttGATAAATAGTAACAAATCacaaatattgtaatatgtaaaactaataaataaaataaatgctgTCCCACCAGTAATTCAATTGACTAATACAGGTAGATCTATAGATAGGAAAATAATTTACACAAAgtgttttaaaattacaaatcgtactacaattataaattattttattcatatatgggaataatttagaagaaattctatttttcagtattttatgttttttttttgtcaatccTATAATATTTTCAACAATGATTCTACGATTAGCAATGGCTctggtttttattatttcttcttctgttaacTGAGTCCCTTTTTTAAATGGaagtatatttaaatatattttcgtttttcctTTAAAAGATCTGATATATCAAAAACCCTGTCCGCTAAAATGAATTCTCCTCCTTCGATAAGCTCTAAAATTCCGCATTTTACTGTAATTTTTCTGTCTGAAATACTGGCTCCATAAAAATCAGATACATATAGAATTTCACCTTTTTCAGATCATCCTATTGGTATTTTAAAGGTTTTGGTTTCGTGATATGTAGAATATATTGCCTGTTGTATAATAGGATCATTGCTTCGATCTATTGGAATTTCGGTACGGAGAATAATTTTTTACAGGTCTTCTGAAGTTGTTACAATGTTcgaaaagttattttttttaagcAAGTATAATGAATCTTTGTCCACTTAACACCACAAATATTTTTCGGACAGTTCAAATGTCTATTGCAAAAAAATGCTTTAATGAGTAAAACAAATTTAAATCTATATTTCATAAACGTTATTAACAGTTCGTTTTCTACTGAAAGAGCACTATGaatttttatgtatgattttccAAACTCATCAACAAATGTAAATAATTCCGTGAAAAACCAGTAAAATGTTTCTTCTGACAAAAGGTGATAAGAAATTAATTGAGTTGTAATACATGTTTTTGACCTCTCTGATTTATTTTCATTAGCAGGTGTCTCTGTTGAATCACACTTTTTGTTTATCATTCTTAACCGTTTGTAATAATTCTCTTTCTGTTTGCTCCTTTTGTTTGTTTGGTAGGAATACTGCTGCACAAAGTCTTTTTCTATATCTATCATTTCTCACTTCTCCCAGAGTCCTTCGCTGGTGTCTCCAACTTTATTTTTGGTAAATTTACTGAAGGTACTGCATCTTTTTTTAAGGATCCTCCATTGTTCTAGAAAAACAAGACAATGACAATGCAAGAAATTAGGATAAGTATTTTTAAACTTACCCATATCTGCCATGGTATAACTTTCATTTGAAAAGAACCTGGAACAGATTTTTGTGTGCTTGCTGATACTTTTTTCAGACATGATACCCATCGTATTTGGAAAGCTTTATTCAGAGCGAATTTATGAAACTTAATATTGTCAGTTTTATAGGAAACTGAATTACATTGTGACATTGTGACTTAttaaaacttaaatcattcaCAAAATTGCATACCAACTAGGAAACGAGTACCAAACAATGTAAATAAATGGCAGAATAAAATAAGGTTATGTTTTAATACCAAACACTGACGCCAGCGCCACCTACATACGTGTGATctattgttatttattctgtggtaaGACCATGAGGTCAGTACACGTGTTTTTGTatatgcgtgtgtatgtgcgaCATCGTGTACATCAGTTTTGAATTGGTCCGTATAAATGTTAACGTTATTTTTAGGTGTACAAGATCGGAGTAGTTTTGAACAAGCCCGGTTGTTATCCAGTGGCGTCCTATCCAGACCAGTCAGCGGCGCACGGAGTTGTATTCACGTTCGCCCAAAACCAGTCAGGCGAATCGTTACGCGACGGCCTGGTTAGATCTATAGTATTTTCTATCTCGCCGGGCTTCGGAGGCAGCTTCAAAGCTCCAATATGATGTTTTAAGAATTCTTTGTTTTAGTGTGATAGATATAAAACAGGcaacatttaaatttatttaaatgacgTACTAATAGTCAAATACGAGGTGATGTGAAAAATTATTTATCTGACTTGTGTAATTTTTGGTGCAGACGGGGACCTAAACGCAGAGAGTGCTCATGGCTGTAGGGATATCACTGTCTGGACATACTTATCCTTAAACAATATATCGAAGAACATAACAGAAGAAGAAAATGTTCCTCCCTTCGACAAAAAGAAAACGAACACCCGGAAAAGAGGAGAAATAAAATGTTGCAAATGGTACCCCCTTAAGAtttaaataggcaaaatgccttcaCTCCCAGAATTTAATTTTTCGTCTTTTTTACGTTCTAGGCTAATAAAAAATAGGATTTAgcgcaattttaattttaaccctCAATGACGTTTTCAGGGTACAGGGCGAGGGGGTGGGGGACTAGAATTGCTcagtcttattttttaatcacatagaacaaaaatatatcgcacgacgtctcaggaaAAGTCCATCTACGGTTTCGAATACTTTAAAAAGGTACCACGagacaggaaattttgtacgaagtcCTGTTCAAGGACGACCAAggtcttcttcttatggtgcctgtccgttccgaacgttggcgatcattttgGCTATGAtggctttgttggttgctatacggaatagctgtgttgaggtctttctataccatgctctcaggttagcaagccaggatattcttcttcgccctggggccctttttccttcaattttaccttgcaaaatgcttTGAAGTATCTCATATCTGCATTGATTTctcagcttacggcccttcagaattcttctgtataaccatagctcaaaagcctgaagttgtGATCTAGTTTCCGCCTTCAACGTCCAcctttctactccgtacagaatcACTGAGAACACGTAAAAcataaggagccttatttttgtttctatggtgaggtcatggctcttgaacacagaactcatagtcaagaatgcactttttgtctTTCCGATGtgacatttaatctcttgagtattgtcccacgactcattgattatagttcccaagtagttgtactgtgagacttagcttggttttgctggtgttaaTATTctgtccatatgttctacttgtttccgctattttgtttatttagttttgcagcccttctatggtatttgACAACaatattgtatcatctgcataacgCAGGTTATTAaacttgactccatttattgagatgccttcatcaatatcttttagagcctcttcaaaaatgtgctccgagtacagattgaaaatcagtggtgaaattatgcatccctgtctcactccccttaagattttgacctgatctgtatattttcCATCTATTCGAGCCCCGCTGATTGATTTCAGTACAGCTTAGCTATTATTTATAGGTCTCTTACATCAATCCTTGTCCTCTTCAGCATTTTCATCGTTTGTTCGTGcctgactttatcgaaagccttcttgtagaaactgatgcaagcagtaataagagctagaggtaggaatactcgttactggtcatggatttttatttaaaaagaattgtttaagcaatttaaattagcatttaagtttagagtaataTAACCGTATTTACCTAACATTAAGCATTTTCTTTTTCGCAATTTTCTcagcataaaaacttaaaattggccattaaacattgttaaaataaactcttcttcACAGAAGTGTTCCAAAGAATCaaagaaaattccaaaatattcaatatttttgtctATGAGTGTATAATAGataagctacaaaaaaaattgttggtGAAAATGTCATTTTGTTTTTCATTCTAGACTACTAATCTAATACTACCTTAAACAAATGCATTCATCGAACATTAAACCGACGCATTTAGGGTGTAGCCTTTTTATAGTACTACAATAGAAGTATTTTGACTAACTGGTATTCACATTTTTTAGTTCACTGAAAATGCGGACTCTTAAAGTGTGCCAACTAAACAGACACACATTCCACGTTTAGCAGCGCCCTCTATGCTGCGAAATATTCACCTTATTCTCGTATGTGTATAGAGACTTGACAGGTAATCAATTCTATCCATTAAATATCTTCTTCCACTGATTAGACTAATATTTTCTTCCAGTGATTAGTATATTATTAACCAAAAGAAAGATTCTGGGATACTGAAAAGGTTATTTGtacattttacatacaattttaacaatatttttgcgtATTGGTTCATTTAAGTTAACACCTGTTTTGCACAACTGTTCGTTGACAGTTATTTGATagatttattgatattttaatcTTCGTGTACACAAATAATAATATCAAGGCGATATCACACACAGTAGAGACTTGTATTACAATCAATTGCATCAGTGCCACATTTATTTGCGGTAAAGATTAGTTTGGACGGTCTCAACTTCACAGTTAGCGGTGTAATACCATAAATACGATGGATTGGTCGTATATAAATTCAATAATGATAATAAAATCACTACACATAATATTCATACCATGAATTTCAGTTTTCTGGTAAAACAATCACTAGAATACATACAAATTTGTCTACTTCTTCGACTGAAATTTTTTTAACGGCTTTGTCGtcgtattaataataaaaacaagtgttttttgtgatattttaataattctctATAAATTGAACCTATTACTTTAATAATGCTGAATTATACGAAAGCTGGCAACATTGATTTTTGTCGGAAAACGCTTAAATTATGAGGTGTAGGCATAAAGTATCTCAATCGAATATCAAAACTGGCAGTAAATTCAGGTTTGCTCCCTTGGCTTACTTTTATtactataaatatacattttagTGAAACTTGTTGCCTGTTTCGTATTTGTTTGTATTTGTTGTTAcgcagatatatttatttttttagatgcTTTTTATTTTGTAGTTTTCGTTCATACATATATATCACATCActgtattctttattttttaagtcTATTCGTTGTAAATAAAGACATTAAAGACATTTGTTGTTCATTTTAAACCCTCTGGTATCACAATTTCAAATAGGCAGTATTGCCAGTTTTCCGACTTTCTTCTTAGATGAAGTAGATGACATTGACGTTTGATGATGCAAACATTTCTGGGATAATGAGCACAGAGCACAATGGAAAGATGTCGTAATAGTTATGGAAGAGATTACAAAAAGAGGAAAATCAAACAAGCCGCCTTCATCTTACTAAACGAAAAGAATGTGCTCAAATTCATCAATAGAGTGTAGCAGACTCTAGTTACTgacactgaaagaagaagaatatacatTATTGAGTTGATAGGGAATACACGGAaagatcagaatttgatatcaatccGAGGGTACACAACATCTCTCGGAATATCACTCAAAATATAGCTACTGGCCAACACGATTGACGCCAAGTAAGTCTTATGTTAAATTGGCTTTTGCGACCCAGCGCCAATCcataaaattaaatctaataatttaaaaaatgtttgaaatCAACTTCGGATTGGAAATCAAAAAGGTAAAGCAAATgcaaaatgtaattctcattacgATAAACTGTAATTTaattcttcttgtatgtaggctttaaaacctgtttcttctttaatattagcctcctaaattgtttaaattatcgcaatATCTTTTTCTTGgcctgccaatacttcttcgtccatttggtcacttatctcgtgctattgctattatcctatcctctgccattctactaatgtgttcgttccactcctgtttccgttttgtcacccatccatttatgtcttctatatttcatgctcttcttatgttttcgcttctctccctatccaacagacttttccctgatattcgtcggagtattttcatctttgttttttctagtAGTCGTTTCGTTTTAgatatgtcaggtcttgtctacgccgtgtatgttaatataggtctaattgctgctttatagattcttgtttttgtgtcttgtcttaggtggtTGTcattccagattgtgtcattaagagatcccgccgctttactttcttttaagctttgttgtcttacttctttaacatctccgtaactagttatgtctattcccagatatctaaaccttgcttcctgcttattattttcattaatttcgattttacatcatagTGGTATTTaggttgtcatacatttggtttttgacgtgacaacgtcttaaattaggttgtggctcggagtcattcataaaaaagtgtaacgcccgctcacgtctgttacgatgaggcACCGAACTAGAGAGAGGctcgccggaccggcgaatgccttgcgtctctctcccactcaaacatgatcggtccgctgcgcgcgcagcactagagaattaggcgcgttgaatcggtgcgtgcttgtgtctctgtctttctcgagcgttcttggcgttcaagacacattacagcagaaacacttcctttcatttcatatttctcctatcatcgtcctatcctcaacaaaatcactcaaatagaaattagttaagtttaagtttacatgtacaatgttttagtaaacaaaatatatttctatagttaaaatttgtgcaattcttattttcattcaattccttgttcttattgtgcaatttaataatattcatatcaataaatattctaccgagaaaaagacgttgtcacgtaaaatcttcgcccgtaaaaccgactttacaggcaaccgatttttttttgctGATATTCTAATATTGTATTtgttggctgttgtattgaatatgtgtgttaatctttgaagctcatcttctgtctcggcgattaatgcggccatttggatttctttgttccccattctgtaaccatggccTTTActtactgcttgtattatttcgtccattattatattaaagagaagtgggcttaacgagtcagcCTGTCTGACTCCGGTTTGTActgatatacactgtgttagttttctatttatctttgcctgtattcgattatggaagtagatgttttcgatagtttgtataaaattgattggtatgtttcttttatacagtaggtataagacgtcttcgacttggatgcgatcgaaagcctttgtcaggtctataaaacatagatatgctggtttattgtacttaatggccttttctgtgatttgtcttagtacaaatattgcgtctacgcaagatcttccggatctgaatccttgtagttcatctgataaagttgttattttattgattttgttgattaggttaggttaggtaatCTTAGAAAGATTACAAGAGCAATCTAAAAATAAACACCATGAAAGAGGTTACACAATATAGAAATCTTGGTAATGACTGAAAAACCGCCAGAGACAACCAGACAGAAGAAATATAAAGAAGAATTGATCTAGTTTGGGTTGCTTACTGCAGAGTGAAAGACACATTCAATAGTGAAATCCCTATGAGCGTTAACAGAAAGGTATACAATTAATGCGTGG
Coding sequences:
- the TAF1C-like gene encoding uncharacterized protein TAF1C-like — translated: MFFDNSTKNNTCTYTDTLHNFRHSSILDSCEDSLFEGTDRKDSPVFVELPYPIHKSLKTSEDLVTKMIKEKQHYNSSLRARRDRYMRYDKVRVNEQEYHGHKYMYIPKYVIDHYDEEEPEDIYKGDYNHYYTGGNLAHFQHNNVDYLARPDVENNLCINRVPNTNIIDDIVQTNFTAESIIYGIRSEQTSDGPYLVLREKNKVTAVRCDNVGTVTKKYSRPYKQPIFDAMISEDFKLGVVFSNAKFSVRDMETDTSLYTFKNDLDSDVDNFQQFRFLDNQTVVLMSRSTVHILDIRTQSVSGSFKPKLLPCNPMYNFVIIGNDLILASRHYLYRADIRDFEDSSFYSHFIKNAPCYIDFTIKGCDTYLTVSGQSYDNRVLFTGDSPYSLPYDIPNLKDTLVQTKLKNPPLVVQDYLDPKVQHCLTGCKILNIQDNICLFTSNCFGEIFQQNVYEEQPDTYEPVLKMFEWSKTVENPKVDLHATNFEQISDIKFSLDTPVAKEKSSEKNPSKEKKFLKKFEQKYSLENVNSQFAKDFLTVWEDTDEEPEIEDLPQEESLNKVKDWIDLHNFKGSQ